Genomic segment of Cottoperca gobio chromosome 23, fCotGob3.1, whole genome shotgun sequence:
GCCAGCAGGGCTCTCAGCTTGTCTCCCACGTTGATCACCACGACCTCCTTGCCAGCCTCGGTCATAGTGGCGATCTCGCTCTTAATGGCCTTGCCCACGTTGGAGTGGACGGCCCCGCAGAGTCCACGGTCGGAACTCACACCAATAATCAAATGCTTGTTGACCTTGTCGTCATCCACTTGGATGTTGGCCTTCTCATAGAGGGCTGGAGAGCAGACAGGGAACAGTTCAAACTTAAGTCACCGGGGTCATAATTAACTTGAAACACACCATCAAGAGTACAATCCTTTTCATACAGAGTGTGAGATCACGTGGAAGAGGCAAGGTGTACGTACCCAGAGCACCAGCACCGTAGATTCTGGATGGCTTCAGCTGCCTCTCAGCGCGGGCATACTTGGCAGCAGCCACCATTTTCATGGACTTGGTGATTTTCTGGATGTTCTTGATGGACTTCAACCGAATGGTGACTAAAGAGGAGAGGACATTACTCAGTCAGGGCTCGTACAGCTTTTTAAGAGTacaattcaagcactttcaagcactttcaagcactttcaaggtacATAAACCAACATTTTCCAGACTCTCAAAGCTTGTATAATCACATCTAAAATTGTCACTAAAAATCCAATTGCACTTTGTTCATTTTACCAAGTATTAATTTGACCTTTGACTGTTTTGATCATGATTATTTAAAGCTTAGCTAATAAATACAGGacactttcatttaaaatatttaaaatgttttgattttatagattaaatagaataaaatgtatttgaattcaAGCATATAAACGTGTGATTCACCAGGATGGGTTGTGCACTTCAGCATGTTTAATTGTAAAGTTGTTTAATGTGTGTAATAAATGAGTTGTGCTCCTGTTGCCTTCATAATAACCTTCAACCAAAATAGACCACACACAGTGGGCATGATAGAGTTACAATCTTTTTAGCTGTAAACTAATATAATGCATGTAAAGAGACTCATtccaaatatatacaaaaacatattttgcagCTTGTGTTTTACAGCAAACTTGTGAATTTACACAATTTAATCTGACACTTCCCTCATAATGTATGAGACTATTCAGATGTTGCATCTGGAGTGTCAGTGTGAGATATTAGTCtgtaatatgttgttgtttttgaataTTAAGGGAGAAGTATACTAAAGTACTTACTGTCCTTCAAGGTAGCCATGTTCCTGACCTGCCCACTGTGAACACAAATAGTGCATGTGAGCTTAAGCTGCAATCAGTATCAACATGGATCAGCGTTAGTAACAACGTTTAACATCAACTGTAGCTTCTTGTCATGTTAGCATACACTCATTTCAACTGATACTTGTAGGACATGCACTTTGTTGATTGCTAGCGCTGCACTGGTGCTAGCAATGGTGCTAGCATCAGTTAGCTTGACATTTGCTTGAGTTAAGCTCAGACAGTTAATCCTAGCTAACAATATCACTGTTTAGGTCATTCATTGGTGAAATGTTTACTCTCTTTGCTAGTTTCTGGCACAATGTCAGAATGTTTAAGCTAGTAAATGTCAGCTTAGTTAGCATTAGCTTGTCTGAACTTGTCCATTCAGTCTCTTCGCTGTCATTCATTAGCCGCGGCCTCCACGTTAGCACGTCCTTGCATTCAATAACTGCTTGTATTACAGACCAGAAACTACACACTCTCTCTAATCACACATCACATATAGCATATACAAAGaagataacattaaatattgttGTGAAATGACTTAAATAGCTTTGACTTTACCATTGTGGGGAGAACACCAACGCGCTAGTCCTGGCGAACATGGTTACTGCTATGAAGGTCAGACACACAGGACTGCGCAGGCGCAGGCTATAGGCAAAATGGATGAATGCTGCCTTCACGGACTGCCAGAAATATCGTTAAAATGCGAtccacacacatgcgcacacctTTTTTGAGAgttggaagaagtatttagagaatttacataagtaaaagtagcagtgTAGAATATTCATATTGTAGAAATACTCTTTTacatgtaaaagtcctgcattggtCAACATATACTTACCTACTGAacgtaaaagtactcatttCTGGgccataaaaaataataaattatggtAAATCcgtaaaataagaaaataaatgtgcaataaataaataaatatacggaaatattttaaacaaacaaatgtgtaaaataattttaaatgcttatagtaattattttatatttgtctgTATATTCccacatttttaatttacttattatatattttatttattactctttatatttcaatatttatttattcttttacgGCGTCAATCTTTTGCTATGGCACTCCTGTTACTCCATACGCATTATATAGAATTGCCAGAatcctatatattatattaccgAATTCTAATTATTGATGTTCATCACTTAAATGTTGCAGCTCGTAAGGAATAAGctaattttaatattatttaataacctaAATTTGCACAGTAACTAAAGctctcaaaataaatgtagtggagtgaaaCGTACAATAATTCTCTCTGAGTTGtaagtggagtagaagtagtccCTGAACGCAGCTGCAGTTATCGCGTGTTTTCATCTTTATCGCGAGGTTATGACGTTAACATGCGGAAACTGTTTACGTTAGCGGCGAGCAGTTGTTGATGGTTTAGCTGCGATTCGAGCGgactttgttttgtcagtttgaGAGATATTAATCGATATTAATCGATAAGAAGCgagtgttttatgtttattgttgctGATCACAATGGGGAAGGCAGATTTTCTCTCCCCCAAGGCGATAGCCAACCGGATAAAATCCAAAGGTCTCCAAAAGTTGAGATGGTATTGTCAGATGTGTCAGAAACAATGCCGAGATGAGGTGAGATGACCGTTTAATCCGGGTTATTTAGTGTATTACTTTAGTTTGAtttcaacatactgtattttaatcTTTCCAGAATGGCTTCAAATGCCACTGCATGGCTGAGTCCCACCAGAGGCAGCTGCTGCTCGCCTCAGAGGACCCCAACAAGTTCATGGACTACTTCTCTGAGTAAGTTCCTTTTGCATATACATTTAGCATGTTAGTGTTCTTCAGATGGTTGGACTTCATTcttgtttcctttcttcacagTGAGTTCAGAAGCGACTTCGTGGAGCTGCTCAGCAGACGTTTTGGTGAGTCCAAACAGATGATCCAGATGTTTGCAGCTGTTTAATGTCAGACAactgattttaaatgttcatccGCAGGGACCAAGCGAGTGCACAACAACATCATCTACAATGAGTACATCAACGACAGAGAGCACGTCCACATGAACTCCACACAGTGGGAGACGCTCACTGACTTCACTAAGTGGCTGGGCAGAgaaggtaatgtgtgtgtgtgtgtgttctacatCCTACACACACCTTGGAACATTTAGGAACAACATATGAACACTAGCTTCCATCTTTACAGAGTAGAAAGAAGTTGCAGCGGACTGTGTAATAATAAGCTGAACGTTACTGCTAGGTTTCTGCAAGGTGGACGAGACCCCTAAAGGCTGGTACATCCAGTACATCGACCGTGACCCGGAGACCATCCGCCGCCAAGAGGAGCAGGccaggaagaagaagcaggacCTGGACGACGAGGAGAGGAGCGCCCGGTTCATCGAGGAGCAGGTCCGCCGAGGCCGAGATGGCAAAGAGATCGAGGTGAGGACGGAGCGAGGACGGACTTCAGCTTCGCACATGCTCAGATCGGcgtttcaaaatcaaaataatattttgttccTGTGTTTTCCTCTGTAGGAAACTCCCGTTTTCACAGAGCTGAAACGtgagagtgaagaagaaaaaggtgtgtgtgtgtgtgtgtgtgtgtgtgtgtgtgtgtgtgtgtgtgtgtgtgtgtgtgtgtgtgtttgtttgtgtcggTTTACATTTCCTTTATGCATTTCTTTCCACTCACGCGCACTCGTTTTTCTGCAGTTGCTTTCAACCTGGGCGCCTCCTCGTCTGTAGCCGGTCCTTCCAAATCAAGGTACAGAGATGTTCACGTTGCTTATTCTGCTGCCTAATGTCTTAGGAAACAATAACTCTGGGTGTacacaaaacaattatacattttcttttacagaaaGTATGGTATTTAATATTCTCTTTTACTGTAAatggtatttttatttgatgttgattttttattttacttatatttgtatatatatattttcttaatgtttagttgtatttatttatttccaatctatttatttttatttaatttaaattgtattattatttatttatttcccatctatttatttttattttatttaaattgtattattatttatttatttcccatctatttattttatttaatttaaattgtattattatttatttatttcccatctatttatttttatttatttaaatattattattatttatttatttcccatccatttaatttaatttaaataatatttatttatttattttaatgttttttagttaatatttattatcactATTACTTTCTCCATGTTTCTCCGTATTTACCTACgtatatttaaatgtgcagtAAAGCTTTAAAACTGAACTGCTGATCGATGCCCTGAAGATTTCAGTAAACGAAACAGTGACAAATAAATTCTGCTGCCTAATTATGAAGCTcgtataatttaataatattaatgatctGAAACTGTCTCCCTGTAGTTCTACTTTGGGTGTTAGTGCCCTCAAAGCAGCAGCATCATCCTCAACCAAGAGAAAAGACACCAGTTCAGACACcaggggggagaagaagaagaaatctgcTCTGGAGGAGATCATGGAGGTAGAGGAGAAGACGTCGTCTCTTCTTCTACACGTGTTTGCTTTCAGTCTGTATTTAATGCGATGCTTTTTTGTTtagatggaggagaagaagaagcagtcaGTCCGAACAGATAACTGGCTGAGGCCCAACATTGTGGTCAAAGTGATCACCAAGAGGCTGGGAGAGAAGTACCACAAGAAGAAGGCGGTCATCACGGTAACAGCGCTCGTGTTGCGTgagagtctgtctgtgtgcgtgtggagCGAATCAAAAAAAGATATCCTTAAAGAGAAACTGTGGATCCGTTTGTTGTAGGAGGTGCGAGACAAATATGGAGCTGTGGTGAAGATGATCGACTCTGGAGACAAACTGAAGTTAGACCAGAATCACGTGGAGACGGTGATACCTGCACCAGGTAAAGCAGCACACGCTTTAACCCCGAGCTCTGCAGATCAGTGAGTTCTACAGTAACTGCGTGTTCCTCAGCTGAACGTCTCGATCCTCCTCAGCATCATGTTGTCAAACTCCCTGCAGGTAAACAGGTGTTGATCCTGAACGGCCCGTACAGAGACACGGAGGCTCTGCTGGACGGGATCGACGAGAAGAACTTCAGCGCGACGCTCACACTCGCCTCTGTGAGTAATTCTTCTTCAGGCTTCTTCTGTACCCGGCACACGTCAGTCGTCGGTCGATCATCGTTCGTCcgtttctcctggaaagtgcgacacgtatccagctttctctgttttacactcgccacgctgcgttcactgacgttaacagtctcgtttaatattgaagttttgcATGACgcgaccacgtgatgacacgttctgctcgtgttgtgttcagggaccctgaccgtggccaggaaaaacagtcagtcgcccgtttaaaatattacCGTCTAGTTTCTTTTGCTCGTGGATTCCACCAACCCAGAACTAAATGTAGTGTTCACAGCGTGTTTTATATCCTGCAGCGTGTTTAATAACCTGCAGCGTGTTTTATATCCTGCAGCGTGTTTAATAACCTGCAGCGTGTTTTATACCCTGCAGCGTGTTTTATACCCTGCAGCGTGTTTTATATCCTGCAGCGTGTTTTATAACCTGCAGCGTGTTTTATATCCTGCAGCGTGTTTTATAACCTGCAGCGTGTTTTATATCCTGCAGCGTGTTTTATAACCTGCAGCGTGTTTTATACCCTGCACCGTGTTTTATACCCTGCAGCGTGTTTTATAACCTGCAGCGTGTTTTATAACCTGCAGCGTGTTTTATATCCTGCAGCGTGTTTTATAACCTGCAGCGCGTGTTTTATAACCTGCAGCGTGTTTTATAACCTGCAGCGCGTGTTTTATAACCTGCAGCGTGTTTTATAACCTGCAGCGTGTTTTATAACCTGCAGCGTGTTTTATATCCTGCAGCGTGTTTTATATCCTGCAGCGTGTTTTATACCCTGCAGCGTGTTTTATACTCTGCAGCGTGTTTTATATCCTGCAGCCGTCAGTGAAGTGTCCTCTTGTCTCCCCAGGGTCAACAGAAGGGGAAGAGAGTGAACGTCGCCTATGAGGATTTCTCAAAACTGGCCTGAACCAACGACCTTCCTGTTGTAACCTTAGGGACTCTACTGTGTCAGAGATATTTCCCcaagattcacacacacacacacacacacacacacacacacacacacacacacacacacacacacacacacacacacacacacacacacacacacacacacacacacacacagaaactcagAGCAATGTGTTCaatttggtttttattttgtattcaagtTGATCTTAACATtgcacatgtacatttttgttcAAATAAATTCAGCACAAAGTGACTTTCTGGTGTTCTTTGTAAAATGATTTGGACACAAACACCGGTGAGGGGTAAAGGTCGTTTCCCCTTCGTCCTTctctgtgaaatgtgtgtgaatgtctcgCCGCTCAGAGCGCCTGCAGGAAGCTGTTGAGATTTGGGACGATGTAGTCGGTGTAGTGGCCGTCGATGAAGCCCTTCCCACTGTTGTGTATGAACCAGCAGTAGACGTTTGAGCCGTGCTTCTTATCGTGCCTGTAATCCTTCTGCCagcccctacacacacacacacacgaagttATGAGTTTGAATAAGAAACGTGTCCGTTGTCCACACGAGTTGAGACGTACCTGGTGACCGGCAGCTTGTTGCCCTTCACCTCCATGGTGGCCTCCTTCTTCAGAGGGTCCGGTCCTTCGTGCACGTTGTACACGCTCACCTCAGGCTCTCTGGAAAACTGCCCTgagagatcacacacacattttggagATTTAGGAATTAGGAAAGGCTGCCCCCTATAGACtggtatccacacacacacacacatacacacacacacacacacacacgtaccgaTGAGCCCGTGGACCAGAGGGGAGTACTGGTTGTCGTTGGGGATGTAAAGACCGAGGAAGTCCACATTGGCCGGATTCTTCTTCCACACTCGGTGAAGAAGCACCGTCACCTGGACGTTGTTATTTATGACGATGGAGACGTGAGAGTCCTTCACGATGGAGATCCTCACCCTGAGACAGAAACATGAGGTCAAAACAAGCGATGTCAAGACGATGCAATGAAGGACGACGACGGGGGGGGGGCGAAGGTTACCCATCCTGCGTGATGTGAGCCGTGGCCCCCCAGGTGAAGGTGTGGTTGTTTGTGCCGTCCATCAGGGCGATGCTGTCGGTGCCGACGGTCACGCTGACTCCGTCGGGCTGGTAGTACACGGAGATGGTGCCGAAGTAGGTGCTCAGTTTGCCTGCGTGCGCCTGCTTAGAGCCGACCAACTGACCGTTCACCACCAAACCTTTGAGGGGGGGGGTCACACTTCAGTTAGACAGTCCCACACCAAATgtgctgtttaaataaacacGCCTGATCTCTGGTACTAAAATGCTGCACATCTGAATGAAGCACACGCCACCTGTCCCACTGTCGTCCACCAGGCTGAGGATGTGTCCCGGCGTGGAGTCGATGTTGAAGCAGACGTCCATGTTGCTTCTGGGCAGGTGGATGATGAAGTGAGGGTCGCTGTCCACTGGAGgagaaacactgaacactgagTACCGTTCACATCCAACACTGCAGCTGGAGAGCGTTTAGGATTTCATGGAAGTcatcagaagtgtgtgtgtgtgtgtgtgtgtgtgtgtgtgtgtgtgtgtgtgtgtgtgtgtgtgtgtgtgtgtgtgtgtgtgtgtgtgtgtgtgttacctaagGTGATCTGCTGTGGCAGGGTCCACTCCTCTGGGCCCTTCGCAGCCTGGCTCGGAGGGGCCTCAGTGGTCATCTGGACCCAGGGTGGAGGCTGGTAGACCACGCGCACCGGAGCCAGGCCTGAGGAAGCCGAGCCCCCCCCGACTCCtgctcctacacacacacacagacagacagacagacagacagacagagcgttGTGATTTTGAAAGCATTCGATCAAAGTTTCTGATTTGGTGTCCAACATAAAGTTCTGAATATGATTTGGAGCAGAAAtctgaagaaaaatgtaaagaaattatTAAGATTTCATATAAAATCTAAATCTCGTTGAAGATCTGCGAGTGCGAGTGCATCTCCCGGCACGCACCTGAGCAGCAGCCGTGCTTGGGATCCTTCGGGGAGTCGGCCAGCAGCCTCTCGTTGGTGTCCTCGCTCTCCACCAGCAGGGCGGTGAGCGGAGTAACAAACTGATGCTCCACGGCCAGCGTCATGATCCGCTGCGtgatcttcctcttcttcacggCCGTGGGAGCCAGAGACCTGCAGGAGAGCCACACGGCGGCCGTCAAACACCGACTCATGCGACAACATTACCTCGTTTATTTGCATTTATGCACTTGTTCATTCTCCGCTCACCTTTCAGAGATCAGCTGTTTGATGGTGATGTAGGCCCACATTTGTCTGGCGAAGCCCGTGAACGAGTGCTG
This window contains:
- the kin gene encoding DNA/RNA-binding protein KIN17, giving the protein MGKADFLSPKAIANRIKSKGLQKLRWYCQMCQKQCRDENGFKCHCMAESHQRQLLLASEDPNKFMDYFSDEFRSDFVELLSRRFGTKRVHNNIIYNEYINDREHVHMNSTQWETLTDFTKWLGREGFCKVDETPKGWYIQYIDRDPETIRRQEEQARKKKQDLDDEERSARFIEEQVRRGRDGKEIEETPVFTELKRESEEEKVAFNLGASSSVAGPSKSSSTLGVSALKAAASSSTKRKDTSSDTRGEKKKKSALEEIMEMEEKKKQSVRTDNWLRPNIVVKVITKRLGEKYHKKKAVITEVRDKYGAVVKMIDSGDKLKLDQNHVETVIPAPGKQVLILNGPYRDTEALLDGIDEKNFSATLTLASGQQKGKRVNVAYEDFSKLA